The following DNA comes from Gemmatimonadota bacterium.
GAACGTCCCTGGCGTAGTCGGTGCGGTGAGTGGGAACGCGAACTCGGCACCCGGATTGATCGTGTAGACCGGCATGATGCAGGCCTGATTCTCGCGCGGGATTTCACTCCATCGATCCCCTACCCGCCGGTCGGTCATCACATAGCACGGCAGCCAGCCCACGCGCACAGCAACTTCGCTGTGGTTCACCAGATGAGCATCGAGCGCGGTGCCAACCGCAGCGCTGCCGGTGACCGCGAGGAAGACGCTGCCCTGATTCGCATCGGTGGGAGATCCGCCACAACCTGCGACGACTGCGGAAACGAGGACCGACGCCAGCACCGAATGAATGCGCATATCAAACTCCGAGGGGGGATACCCAACAGACCGGTGTCGGGCTCTGGAGGTCACACGGTCAATCATCCCCGGCGCGACGCAGTACCTTTCGGCACCCCTCCCTCCGAGCCATCCGCGTGCGTCACCGCATCATCCGCTTCGCTCAAACGGTCATGCTCCTGCTCGCCACGCTCGGCGTCCCTCCAACCCTCACCGCCCAGTCCGCCCCCGGCCCGCGCGCCACCACGGTCACGGTCGGACTCCGCCAACCACTTCACACGTCGGCTCCACCAGCGCAGCCCGCGATGCGCCGCTACGACAACAACGGCTGGCTCATCGGTGCCATCGGCGGTGGCATCATCGGCGCCTGGGCAGCACGCCGGACCGGGGACTATTTCACCATCATCGTCTCAGCAGTCTTGGTCGCCGCCGTCGGCTCCCTCATCGGCGGCGTCCTTGCCTCGAAGTGACCCCCGCCCCTCCCCGCCCGTACGCCCCGCACCCACTCCGCGCTGGTAGCCCTGCCCGGTTTGGGGCTATCCTTCCTGCTCTGCCCCCACAATCGAAGAGACCATCCCGTGCGCATCAGTGATATGAACTGGATGCAGGTCGACGATTATCTCAAGCACGACGACCGTGCCATCCTGCCGCTGGGCAGTACCGAACAGCACAGCTACCTCCGCCTCACCGTGGATTGCATCCTCCCCGAACGCGTCGCCGCCGAGGCCGCGGCACCCCTCGGTATCCCGGTCTTTCCGGTCCTCAGCTATGGCGTGACACCCTATTTCCGGGAGTATCCGGGCTCGATTTCGCTCCGCGTCCAGACCCATCTTGCGGTGGTGCGCGACATCCTGGACTCGATGGCGCACAGCGGATTCCGTCGCATCATGATCTGCAACGGACACGGCGGCAACGGTGCGGTGCAGCAGTTCGCTACGGAGTGGACCGCCGACAACCCGGGCTGCCGCGTCATCTTCCATAACTGGTGGAGTGCGCCCTGCACCTGGGCCAAGGTGCAGGAGCTCGATCCGGTCGCCTCGCACGGATCGTGGATGGAAAACTTCCCCTGGACCCGACTGCCAGACGTCGAGATGCCAACGGTGACCAAGGGGCCGGTGCCGCCGATGGACCGGATCCGCGCGCTCGACCCGA
Coding sequences within:
- a CDS encoding creatininase family protein — encoded protein: MRISDMNWMQVDDYLKHDDRAILPLGSTEQHSYLRLTVDCILPERVAAEAAAPLGIPVFPVLSYGVTPYFREYPGSISLRVQTHLAVVRDILDSMAHSGFRRIMICNGHGGNGAVQQFATEWTADNPGCRVIFHNWWSAPCTWAKVQELDPVASHGSWMENFPWTRLPDVEMPTVTKGPVPPMDRIRALDPMALRSFLGDGNFGGLYQRPDSELLALWQVAVDETRALLESGWGSHS